Proteins encoded by one window of Bacteroidota bacterium:
- a CDS encoding T9SS type A sorting domain-containing protein, producing the protein MLCTLLSRLTVLLAALLLLPAAAAQDDVFYPFAISASGDQSAVAVALGDDGSAFVAGDFLGSPDFDPGDGETILESAGAFDVFLARYDANGALVWASGIGGSSLEVVGGAATDDDGVVIVGEFTGSFDADPGDGETLLTSLGLSDFFVAKYDAADGALRWAFSIGGTSVDIATDVVATDEGGAVVVGQFNSAADFDPSDGGVVPLISAGGSDAFVAEYDADGAFVRAFNLGGSGEDVASAVAATGAIIAVAGTFSGTVNFDPAGTAEATAPGEALNTFTASYESGSEGTPYAFRWVTPLASEDNNNPGAVAFDGDGNLLVTGRLTGDAALGASALTAQSDFDVFVGKLDPSGASPWAFNIGGFSQGFGIAAAPDGDVVVTGSFFNATDFDPGEGETVLSGVDGAEVFVARYLADGSFRWAFALAAEGQNQGNAVAVDADGSATVVGRFSASKGLDFDPSPDNAITIFSRGGSDAFIAKYDADGAVWEPMLPSNEGALASAGARLSAPYPNPVRSAAQLALGLEEAQHVRVEVFDALGRRVALLHDGSLPVGEHALTLDAAALPSGLYVVRATGDAFALSTRTTVVQ; encoded by the coding sequence ATGCTCTGCACCTTGCTCTCCCGCCTCACCGTCCTCCTCGCCGCGCTGCTGCTCCTTCCCGCTGCCGCCGCCCAAGACGACGTGTTCTACCCCTTCGCCATCAGCGCCTCGGGCGACCAGAGCGCCGTGGCAGTCGCACTGGGCGACGACGGATCGGCCTTTGTTGCGGGTGACTTTCTCGGCAGCCCCGACTTCGACCCCGGCGACGGCGAGACGATCCTCGAGTCAGCCGGAGCCTTCGACGTGTTCCTCGCTCGCTACGATGCGAACGGCGCCCTCGTCTGGGCCAGCGGCATCGGCGGCTCCAGCCTCGAGGTCGTCGGCGGAGCGGCCACGGACGACGACGGCGTGGTCATCGTCGGCGAGTTCACCGGCAGCTTCGACGCCGACCCCGGCGACGGCGAGACCCTGCTGACCTCGCTCGGGCTGAGCGACTTCTTCGTCGCCAAGTACGACGCTGCCGACGGGGCGCTCCGCTGGGCCTTCAGCATCGGCGGTACCTCGGTCGACATCGCCACCGACGTGGTCGCCACCGACGAGGGTGGGGCCGTCGTCGTCGGCCAGTTCAACAGCGCGGCGGACTTCGACCCGAGCGACGGCGGCGTGGTCCCGCTCATCTCAGCAGGCGGCTCCGACGCCTTCGTGGCCGAGTACGACGCCGACGGGGCGTTCGTGCGGGCGTTCAACCTCGGCGGCAGCGGCGAGGACGTGGCGAGCGCCGTCGCCGCCACAGGCGCTATCATCGCCGTCGCCGGCACCTTCAGCGGCACCGTCAACTTCGACCCTGCCGGCACGGCCGAGGCGACGGCTCCCGGCGAGGCCCTGAACACGTTTACCGCCTCCTACGAATCGGGCAGCGAGGGCACGCCCTACGCCTTCCGCTGGGTGACGCCGCTGGCGAGCGAGGACAACAACAACCCCGGCGCGGTCGCCTTCGACGGTGACGGTAACCTGCTCGTCACCGGGCGTCTCACGGGTGACGCCGCGCTCGGCGCAAGCGCCCTCACGGCGCAGTCTGACTTCGACGTGTTCGTCGGCAAGCTGGACCCGAGTGGGGCGTCGCCGTGGGCCTTCAACATCGGCGGGTTCAGCCAGGGCTTCGGGATCGCCGCCGCTCCCGACGGGGACGTGGTCGTGACAGGGTCGTTCTTCAACGCGACCGACTTCGACCCCGGTGAGGGCGAGACGGTGCTCAGCGGCGTAGACGGCGCCGAGGTGTTCGTCGCGCGCTACCTCGCCGACGGCTCCTTCCGGTGGGCCTTCGCACTCGCCGCCGAGGGCCAGAACCAGGGCAACGCCGTGGCCGTGGACGCCGACGGCAGTGCGACCGTCGTGGGCCGATTCAGCGCGAGCAAGGGGCTGGACTTCGACCCCTCGCCCGACAACGCCATCACGATCTTCAGCCGCGGCGGTTCGGACGCCTTCATCGCCAAATACGACGCCGACGGGGCGGTGTGGGAGCCGATGCTGCCGTCCAACGAGGGGGCGCTCGCCTCGGCCGGTGCGCGGCTCTCGGCCCCGTACCCGAACCCGGTGCGGAGCGCGGCCCAGCTCGCGCTCGGCCTCGAGGAGGCGCAGCACGTCCGGGTCGAAGTCTTCGACGCGCTCGGTCGCCGCGTGGCGCTGCTCCACGACGGGTCGCTCCCGGTCGGCGAGCACGCGCTCACGCTCGACGCCGCCGCCTTGCCCAGCGGGCTCTACGTCGTCCGCGCCACCGGCGACGCGTTCGCGCTCTCGACCCGAACGACGGTCGTGCAGTAG
- a CDS encoding M12 family metallo-peptidase translates to MLQRVTLVLALLTPTLTHAQAHLFTDADRTALTARQADLLRHAEALATPADVQIARANPAALSEPSVTFDLAPGTSVTLQHTRTERVAAGQTLFFRGSDNGTHAVVVERSGTLTATVRVRGQLYSVRPLTGGLHAIVRVDESRFVDHPDEWEAVEQAAAERPAVARHHDAGAPASTSGSMVVQRILVPYTSRAASQVGDILGLVQLAMAETNQGYADSDVNLRLELAHVYQTPDPESNSFFTILNRMVDPSDGFHDEIPGLRAEYGADMVGMIIGSGVFCGVANGIAVDTAEAAHQVTSQSCATGYYSFAHEFGHLQGARHNVEIDDSDFPFPYGHGKCYDPGDWRTIMSYGCPGTTTRVPRWSNPDVNYLGEPLGDVPTRDNARVLDETAAMIAAFYPDPLSVSVEGTVTGGSPVAGGGGTVTFELVLSNLSSSSFSGEYWIDVFLPGGTLYGGSPVERGPGTLGAGQSATLSFSGAVPARAPGGTYTVRAYVGASYPDDIADSSDFTFSKSGSQAAGGAFEIDVRPEDGAPAAASRRAGVAAVATYPNPFSEQTTLRYEVAERGAVELTVYDVLGRSVATLAEGIHEAGSHEVVFDAGALPSGVYVWHLTSGTAVQTGRLLLAR, encoded by the coding sequence ATGTTACAGCGCGTTACGCTGGTTCTCGCCCTCCTCACCCCAACCCTCACCCACGCCCAAGCCCACCTCTTCACCGACGCCGACCGCACCGCCCTGACCGCTCGGCAGGCCGACCTACTCCGCCACGCCGAGGCGCTGGCCACGCCGGCCGATGTCCAGATCGCCAGGGCCAATCCGGCCGCGCTGTCCGAGCCCTCGGTCACGTTTGACCTCGCACCCGGCACGTCGGTCACGCTCCAGCACACCCGCACCGAGCGCGTCGCCGCCGGGCAGACGCTGTTCTTTCGCGGCAGCGACAACGGTACGCACGCCGTCGTCGTCGAGCGCAGCGGGACGCTCACGGCCACCGTGCGGGTGCGCGGCCAGCTCTACTCGGTGCGCCCGCTGACCGGCGGCCTCCACGCCATCGTCCGCGTCGACGAGAGCCGCTTCGTCGACCACCCGGACGAGTGGGAGGCCGTGGAGCAGGCCGCCGCCGAGCGCCCGGCCGTCGCCCGCCACCACGACGCGGGTGCGCCAGCCTCGACCTCTGGCAGCATGGTCGTGCAGCGCATCCTCGTGCCCTACACCAGCCGCGCCGCCTCCCAGGTCGGCGACATCCTCGGCCTCGTCCAGCTTGCGATGGCCGAGACCAACCAGGGCTACGCCGACAGCGACGTCAACCTCCGCCTGGAGCTGGCCCACGTCTACCAGACCCCGGACCCCGAGTCCAACAGCTTCTTCACCATCCTGAACCGGATGGTGGACCCAAGCGACGGGTTCCACGATGAGATTCCCGGCCTGCGTGCGGAGTACGGCGCAGACATGGTCGGCATGATTATCGGCAGCGGGGTCTTCTGCGGGGTGGCGAACGGCATTGCTGTGGACACCGCGGAAGCCGCCCACCAGGTCACCTCGCAGTCGTGCGCGACGGGCTACTACTCGTTCGCCCACGAGTTCGGGCACCTCCAGGGCGCGCGCCACAACGTCGAGATCGACGACTCGGACTTTCCCTTCCCCTACGGGCACGGCAAGTGCTACGACCCGGGCGACTGGCGCACGATCATGTCCTACGGCTGCCCCGGCACCACGACGCGCGTGCCGCGCTGGTCGAACCCGGACGTGAACTACCTCGGCGAGCCACTCGGGGACGTCCCAACGCGCGACAACGCCCGCGTCCTCGACGAGACCGCCGCCATGATCGCCGCCTTCTACCCCGACCCGCTCTCGGTGAGCGTCGAGGGCACTGTCACGGGCGGGTCGCCGGTCGCGGGCGGCGGCGGCACGGTCACCTTCGAGCTTGTGCTGTCCAACCTGTCGTCGTCGAGCTTCAGCGGCGAGTACTGGATAGACGTCTTTCTGCCCGGCGGCACCCTCTACGGCGGCAGCCCGGTCGAGCGCGGCCCGGGCACGCTCGGGGCCGGCCAGAGCGCCACGCTGTCGTTCAGCGGCGCGGTGCCGGCGCGCGCGCCGGGCGGGACCTACACCGTCCGCGCCTACGTCGGCGCGAGCTACCCCGACGACATCGCCGACTCGTCCGACTTCACCTTCAGCAAGAGCGGGTCGCAGGCCGCAGGCGGGGCGTTCGAGATCGACGTTCGGCCGGAGGACGGCGCGCCCGCCGCCGCCTCGCGCAGGGCCGGCGTGGCAGCGGTCGCCACCTACCCCAACCCGTTCAGCGAGCAGACGACGCTGCGCTACGAAGTCGCCGAGCGCGGCGCGGTCGAGCTGACGGTCTACGACGTGCTGGGGCGGTCCGTCGCAACGCTGGCCGAGGGCATCCACGAGGCCGGCTCCCACGAGGTCGTCTTCGACGCGGGCGCGCTGCCGAGCGGCGTCTACGTGTGGCACCTCACGAGCGGCACGGCCGTCCAGACGGGCCGGCTCCTGCTGGCGCGCTGA
- a CDS encoding MBL fold metallo-hydrolase — translation MSLPRASARRWPRTLGAALALILLAACLLMLHLWSALGSKSSGERLACIERSPQYRDGRFVNTLPTLDSGMSAAAAAEFFFGGSAYRTPAAPLPVVPRTAADFAEPVRDLRVTWLGHSTFLVELDSVRVLVDPMWGERASPASFFGPKRFYAPPLALADLPPLDAVVVSHDHYDHLDEPTIRALAGRVPRFVVPLGVGAHLEYWGVDEGRVTELDWWEDISLGDVRLVSTPARHFSGRFLTDRDATLWSGWAFLGTEHRVFYSGDTALAPEFAEIGERLGPFDLTLVETGAYNAAWADVHLGPEQAVTVHRMVRGDLLVPVHWGLFDLATHSWTEPAERLLAAADEAGVSVALPRPGESLMLDAVPTARWWPEVPWETAGAKPVRSSGLGALRVGE, via the coding sequence ATGAGCCTGCCCCGCGCCTCGGCCCGCCGCTGGCCGCGCACCCTCGGAGCCGCCCTCGCCCTCATCCTCCTCGCCGCCTGCCTCCTCATGCTCCACCTCTGGTCCGCCCTCGGCTCGAAGTCGTCCGGCGAACGCCTCGCCTGCATTGAGCGCTCGCCGCAGTACCGGGACGGCCGCTTCGTCAACACGCTCCCGACGCTCGACTCCGGGATGTCGGCGGCGGCGGCGGCGGAGTTCTTCTTCGGTGGAAGCGCCTACCGCACGCCCGCTGCCCCGCTGCCCGTCGTGCCCCGCACCGCCGCTGATTTTGCCGAGCCGGTGCGCGACCTCCGGGTGACGTGGCTCGGCCACTCGACCTTCCTCGTCGAGCTCGACAGCGTCCGCGTGCTCGTGGACCCGATGTGGGGCGAGCGCGCCTCGCCGGCTTCGTTCTTCGGGCCGAAGCGGTTCTACGCGCCGCCGCTGGCCCTGGCCGACCTGCCGCCGCTCGACGCGGTCGTGGTCTCGCACGACCACTACGACCACCTCGACGAGCCCACCATCCGCGCCCTCGCCGGCCGCGTGCCTCGGTTCGTCGTCCCGCTCGGCGTCGGGGCGCACCTGGAATACTGGGGCGTGGACGAGGGCCGGGTCACCGAACTCGACTGGTGGGAGGACATTAGCCTGGGCGACGTGCGACTCGTGAGCACGCCGGCCCGCCACTTCTCGGGGCGCTTCCTCACCGACCGCGACGCGACGCTCTGGTCCGGCTGGGCCTTCCTCGGGACCGAGCACCGGGTGTTCTACAGCGGGGACACCGCGCTCGCGCCTGAGTTTGCCGAGATCGGGGAGCGGCTCGGGCCGTTCGACCTGACGCTCGTCGAGACCGGGGCCTACAACGCGGCCTGGGCCGACGTGCACCTCGGGCCGGAGCAGGCGGTGACGGTCCACCGGATGGTGCGGGGCGACCTCCTGGTACCGGTCCACTGGGGCCTGTTCGACCTCGCGACGCACAGCTGGACCGAGCCTGCCGAGCGCCTGCTCGCGGCGGCGGACGAAGCGGGGGTCTCGGTGGCGCTGCCGCGGCCGGGCGAGAGCCTAATGCTGGACGCGGTCCCGACGGCCCGGTGGTGGCCCGAGGTGCCGTGGGAGACCGCCGGGGCGAAGCCTGTCCGCTCCTCCGGGCTCGGCGCGCTGCGCGTGGGCGAGTAG
- a CDS encoding DUF4097 family beta strand repeat-containing protein has protein sequence MTRLLPLLALALALPAFAQSGDRVFDETYPFRAGDELAVATSSASFGTSSGDLSFGDVEGDLRASTSSGDLRADLAKPGRVDISTGSGGVRLRAPASLAADLDLGGGSVRIDRDFRFAGEIRDRSAEGQIGGGSVLRVRTGSGTVSLSAR, from the coding sequence ATGACCCGCCTGCTCCCGCTTCTTGCGCTCGCCCTCGCGCTCCCTGCCTTTGCACAGTCTGGCGACCGCGTCTTCGACGAGACGTACCCCTTCCGCGCTGGGGACGAGCTGGCCGTCGCCACCAGCAGCGCCTCCTTCGGCACGTCCTCCGGCGACCTGTCGTTCGGCGACGTCGAGGGCGACCTCCGGGCCTCCACCTCGTCCGGCGACCTCCGCGCTGACCTCGCCAAGCCGGGCCGCGTCGACATCAGCACCGGCAGCGGCGGTGTCCGTCTCCGCGCCCCGGCCTCCCTCGCCGCCGACCTCGACCTCGGGGGCGGCTCCGTCCGCATCGACCGGGACTTCCGGTTCGCCGGCGAGATCCGGGACCGGAGCGCCGAGGGGCAGATCGGCGGCGGCTCCGTCCTCCGCGTCCGCACCGGCAGCGGGACCGTCTCGCTCTCGGCCCGCTAG